DNA sequence from the Bacteroidia bacterium genome:
ACTCCTCCGGCGTAATATCAGAGAAAAAGTAATGCACGGGATCAACCTTTACTCCGTCTTTCTTGACCTCATAGTGCAAATGCGGCGAAGTAGAAATGCCTGTAGAACCTACATAACCAATAATATCTCCTCGTTTTACTCGCTGCCCTACTTTAACCGCTACTTTGGACATGTGCGCATACGTAGTAACATATCCATATTGATGGTCAATTTCTACATAAATTCCAAAGCCGTTTCCTTTGTCCGAGTTGTTGGTTACAACCCCATCAGCGGTTGCGTAAATAGGTGTACCTGTAGGA
Encoded proteins:
- a CDS encoding M23 family metallopeptidase, which translates into the protein MYATADGVVTNNSDKGNGFGIYVEIDHQYGYVTTYAHMSKVAVKVGQRVKRGDIIGYVGSTGISTSPHLHYEVKKDGVKVDPVHYFFSDITPEEFKKLKDEASEYGQSFD